A region from the Melanotaenia boesemani isolate fMelBoe1 chromosome 11, fMelBoe1.pri, whole genome shotgun sequence genome encodes:
- the dhx37 gene encoding probable ATP-dependent RNA helicase DHX37, with amino-acid sequence MGKLRKKHNWKGRQQSDPQQPANEEKQEVVVELQDGARLKGVDDSNALVLPASKAKKKNNSSQKPVSTKKPLTKKQRKELQKVLERKEKKAQRADILTKLAQVQLPESELKLLYTTSKLGTGDKLYQNKESPDQVKEGESGPKISSVSGANRKRKWKDEEEDEEEQKAEESSDLDISEEEEEEDEVNNITEMVESKEAKLPCQDTKTAQEVKPEQKDALQEEKKEKVSDHEKIQNKKLSEPAVFIPVNRSPKIQEARLKLPVLAEEQVIMEAVKENPCVVICGETGSGKTTQVPQFLYEAGYASCSGIIGITEPRRVAAVSMSHRVAKEMNLPTRVVSYQIRYEGNVTSDTKIKFMTDGVLLKEIQKDFLLQKYSVIIIDEAHERSVYTDILIGLLSRIVPLRNKKDMPMKLLIMSATLRVEDFTDNQKLFRTPPPVIKVDARQFPVTIHFNKRTPLEDYTGEAFHKTCKIHRMLPPGGILVFLTGQAEVHSLCRRLRKAFPFRKSNRAVGEDEEADTSEAMRKFKKAKQRKIVSLPRIDLDNYSAFPVDEGDEDREAGIGDEEDGGSDLDLGDDPTETEEKADPSIPLYVLPLYSLLAPEQQAKVFRPPPPGTRLCVVATNVAETSLTIPGIKYVVDCGRVKKRFYDRVTGVSSFKVTWTSQASANQRAGRAGRTEPGHCYRLYSSAVFGDFSQFSEAEITRRPVEDLVLQMKDLNIDKVINFPFPTPPSTEALVAAEELLISLGALEEPPHSASVKEMQRARLSCPITPLGRAMASFPVAPRYAKILALGKQQDCLPYVIAVVAAMTVREIFEDFDRPACSEDENSKLTQRRARLTQMRRLWAGQGASLQLGDLMVMLGAVGACEFAGCTPKFCEDNGLRYKAMVEIRKLRGQLTNAVNAVCPEVGIFVDPKMTPPTEHQVVCLRQIVLAGLGDHLARRVQAEDLLDPKWKNGYKTPLMDDPVFIHPNSALFKTLPNFVIYQEIMETSKMYMRGVSAVEAEWVPQLLPQYCHFGPPQESPSPWFCSSSGTIRCKRSGTFFRVGWQLPAVEMEYPEGLERYKLFAKFFLEGQVCPKLKKHSSHLLSNSSIMMKTWAKLQPRTEALLTPLVTRKVDSREALLSVWRAEDKFLLSAYCQWLPEAMHQEIAKIWPPI; translated from the exons ATGGGGAAACTAAGGAAGAAGCACAACTGGAAAGGAAGACAGCAAAGTGATCCTCAACAACCAGCAAATGAAGAGAAACAAGAAGTTGTGGTGGAACTGCAAG ATGGTGCCAGACTGAAAGGTGTAGACGACAGCAACGCCTTGGTTCTCCCAGCCAGCAAAGCCAAAAAGAAGAATAACTCTTCACAAAAGCCCGTTTCCACCAAAAAACCCCTTACAAAGAAACAGAGGAAAGAGCTGCAGAAGGTTCTGGAGCGCAAGGAGAAGAAAGCTCAG AGAGCAGACATCCTAACTAAACTAGCTCAGGTGCAGCTTCCAGAGTCCGAACTGAAGCTTCTGTACACAACTTCAAAACTGGGAACAGGAGATAAGCTTTACCAGAATAAAGA gtcACCGGATCAAGTAAAAGAGGGAGAGTCTGGTCCAAAAATCAGCAGTGTCAGTGGTGCaaacaggaagagaaaatggaaagatgaggaggaagatgaagaagaacaaaaagcagaagaaagtAGTGATCTGGACATatctgaggaagaagaggaggaggatgaagtgaaTAACATCACTGAGATGGTTGAATCTAAGGAAGCTAAGCTTCCCTGTCAGGACACAAAGACTGCACAGGAAGTGAAGCCAGAGCAGAAGGATGCActgcaagaagaaaagaaagagaaagtttCTGATCACGAGAAAATCCAGAACAAGAAGCTTTCAGAGCCGGCTGTCTTTATTCCTGTTAACAGGTCTCCAAAAATACAG GAGGCTCGTCTGAAGCTGCCTGTGCTGGCAGAGGAGCAGGTCATCATGGAAGCAGTGAAAGAAAATCCTTGTGTCgtcatctgtggagagacgGGGAGTGGAAAGACCACACAAGTGCCTCAGTTTCTGTATGAAGCGGGCTACGCCAG TTGCAGTGGGATTATTGGTATCACAGAGCCGAGGAGAGTAGCCGCTGTCAGCATGTCTCATAGAGTGGCCAAAGAGATGAATCTGCCCACACG GGTGGTGTCGTACCAAATTCGTTATGAAGGAAACGTGACGAGTGACACAAAGATCAAGTTCATGACAGATGGTGTTCTGCTGAAGGAAATTCAGAAG GATTTTCTGCTTCAGAAATATAGCGTGATAATTATAGATGAAGCACACGAAAGGAGTGTCTACACAGACATCCTGATTGGATTATTGTCCCGCATCGTCCCGCTCAGAAACAAG AAAGACATGCCCATGAAGCTGCTGATCATGTCAGCTACTCTGCGAGTAGAGGACTTTACTGACAACCAAAAGCTCTTTCGAACGCCTCCACCTGTCATCAAGGTGGATGCTCGTCAGTTCCCAGTTACCATCCATTTTAACAAACGCACCCCACTGGAGGATTACACCGGAGAGGCCTTTCACAAGACCTGCAAAATCCACCGAATGCTGCCTCCAG GTGGTATCCTGGTGTTTTTGACTGGCCAAGCTGAAGTTCACAGTCTCTGTAGAAGACTCAGAAAAGCTTTTCCCTTCAGGAAGAGTAACAGAGCCGTTG GTGAAGATGAGGAAGCCGATACTTCAGAAGCTATGAGAAAATTTAAGAAAGCCAAGCAGAGGAAGATTGTT TCTCTTCCCCGAATCGACTTGGATAACTATTCTGCATTCCCAGTGGATGAGGGGGACGAGGACAGGGAGGCAGGGATTGGTGATGAGGAGGATGGCGGCTCAGACCTCGACCTGGGAGATGATCCCACTGAGACAG AGGAGAAAGCCGACCCATCCATTCCTCTCTATGTTCTGCCGCTTTACTCTCTGTTGGCCCCTGAGCAGCAAGCTAAG GTGTTCAGGCCTCCTCCACCTGGTACTCGTCTTTGTGTTGTAGCAACCAATGTGGCAGAGACATCTTTGACGATTCCAGGCATCAAATATGTGGTCGACTGCGGTCGAGTTAAGAAACGTTTCTATGACAGAGTGACCGGAGTGTCGTCCTTCAAAGTCACATGGACCTCACAggcttcagccaatcagagggcaGGTAGAGCAGGACGAACAGAGCCAGGACACTGCTACAG ATTATACTCCTCTGCTGTGTTTGGAGACTTCAGTCAGTTCTCCGAGGCAGAAATCACCCGCAGACCTGTTGAGGACCTGGTTTTACAGATGAAGGACCTCAATATAGACAAG GTGATCAATTTCCCTTTTCCCACTCCTCCATCCACTGAAGCTCTTGTCGCAGCAGAGGAGTTATTGATCTCACTGGGAGCTCTGGAAGAGCCACCCCACTCTGCAAG CGTAAAAGAGATGCAGCGAGCAAGGTTGAGCTGTCCCATCACTCCCCTGGGCAGAGCGATGGCATCGTTTCCTGTGGCGCCACGATATGCAAAAATTTTGGCACTCGGGAAGCAGCAAGATTGCCTGCCATACGTCATCGCTGTGGTAGCAGCCATGACGGTCCGGGAGATTTTTGAGGATTTTGACAG ACCTGCATGTAGTGAAGATGAAAACTCTAAGCTGACCCAGCGCCGGGCTCGGCTGACCCAAATGAGGAGGTTGTGGGCTGGGCAAGGAGCTTCACTCCAGCTGGGAGACCTCATGGTCATGCTGG GTGCTGTTGGTGCTTGTGAATTTGCTGGCTGCACTCCCAAGTTTTGTGAAGACAATGGACTGAGGTACAAAGCCATGGTGGAAATCAGGAAGCTCAGGGGTCAACTTACCAATGcag TGAATGCAGTGTGTCCAGAGGTGGGAATATTTGTGGATCCAAAGATGACTCCACCCACAGAACACCAGGTGGTTTGCTTGCGGCAAATTGTTCTGGCTGGACTCGGAGATCATCTTGCGAGGCGTGTCCAGGCAGAAGACTTATTGGACCCAAAATGGAAGAATGGATACAAG ACCCCTCTTATGGATGACCCGGTATTTATTCATCCCAACTCTGCACTGTTCAAAACGCTGCCAAACTTTGTCATCTACCAGGAGATCATGGAGACATCCAAAATGTACATGAGAG GTGTTTCAGCAGTAGAAGCAGAGTGGGTCCCgcagctgctgcctcagtacTGTCACTTTGGCCCTCCACAGGAGTCGCCATCGCCATGGTTCTGTTCCTCCTCTGGCACCATCAGATGTAAACGCTCAGGCACCTTCT TCCGTGTTGGGTGGCAGCTGCCTGCGGTGGAGATGGAGTATCCTGAAGGCTTGGAGCGTTACAAGCTGTTTGCCAAGTTTTTTCTTGAGGGACAG